In one Sesamum indicum cultivar Zhongzhi No. 13 linkage group LG12, S_indicum_v1.0, whole genome shotgun sequence genomic region, the following are encoded:
- the LOC105175520 gene encoding uncharacterized protein LOC105175520 isoform X1: MGAEAAVLGPKTGWGTWEELILGGAVLRHGTRDWNVVASELQARTLYPHSFTPEVCKAKYEDLLRRYCGSTAWFEELRKRRVAELKRELARSEDSIGSLESKIKSLEAEKQSSNHADYGSSQTESPLPALNSDGTESSGKEVSKDEYSAGSFTKDTRTRTSWLCERHPQEMETDTKPDVSVSSEQDKDLSIGKVVGVGYGQGVTIRKRRGQRKRKDCNRAVKEASVGESDNLGSYNITSTTQKEASTTDCAQTIRDSCINNRNGGSHTVKRHNLMEIFQSVARSEPAAVFRHRMDSQKRARYRKVIKQHLDIGTIRSRIMGQSIKSAKELFRDLLLLANNALVFYSRRTREYKSALCLRQLVMKEYKQQCRGSCQEATSAFLPFNPPVKPRSARARPRPRPPSCKEKVASEKLLPNAEKVVPPSNPKTSEKPCTDKNVSLKSLLKPKKGMKRPGKGKPELADTRPKTSPVKQRKRVRK; the protein is encoded by the exons ATGGGGGCGGAGGCCGCGGTGTTGGGCCCCAAGACGGGTTGGGGCACGTGGGAGGAGCTTATCCTTGGAGGCGCTGTTTTGAGGCACGGCACTCGAGACTGGAACGTCGTCGCTTCGGAGCTTCAAGCCCGTACCCTTTATCCCCATTCTTTCACCCCCGAG GTTTGTAAAGCCAAGTATGAGGACTTGCTGAGGCGTTATTGTGGCTCCAC GGCTTGGTTTGAAGAGCTGAGAAAACGACGAGTGGCAGAGCTAAAGAGAGAACTGGCAAGATCTGAAGATTCAATAGG GTCACTGGagtcaaaaattaaatctctGGAGGCAGAGAAACAAAGTTCCAATCATGCAGATTATGGTTCAAGCCAGACTGAATCACCTTTACCTGCATTAAACTCAGATGGCACCGAGTCCTCCGGCAAAGAGGTATCGAAGGATGAATACTCTGCTGGAAGCTTCACCAAAGACACCAGGACAAGGACAAGTTGGTTATGCGAACGCCATCCTCAAGAGATGGAGACAGATACAAAGCCTGATGTGTCAGTTTCTTCTGAGCAGGATAAAGATTTAAGCATCGGGAAGGTGGTTGGAGTGGGTTATGGGCAAGGAGTGACTATTAGGAAGAGACGAGGTCAGAGAAAGAGGAAGGATTGTAATCGGGCTGTTAAAGAAGCTAGTGTGGGTGAGAGCGACAACTTAGGTTCGTATAACATCACCTCTACTACACAGAAGGAAGCATCCACCACTGATTGTGCTCAGACAATTAGAGACTCTTGCATCAACAATCGCAATGGAGGTTCACACACTGTCAAGAGACACAACTTGATGGAGATATTCCAATCTGTTGCACGGAGCGAACCAGCAGCAGTCTTCAGACATCGGATGGACAGCCAG AAACGAGCGAGATACAGGAAGGTTATAAAGCAGCACCTGGATATTGGCACGATAAGATCAAGAATAATGGGGCAATCCATCAAATCAGCAAAAGAACTCTTCCGCGATCTGCTTTTGCTGGCAAACAATGCCCTAGTCTTTTACTCGAGACGAACACGAGAGTACAAATCAGCACTCTGTCTCAGGCAATTGGTCATGAAAGAGTACAAGCAGCAGTGCAGGGGTTCTTGCCAAGAAGCTACATCAGCATTTCTTCCATTTAATCCTCCGGTGAAGCCACGGAGCGCCCGCGCTCGCCCACGCCCCCGCCCTCCATCATGTAAAGAGAAGGTGGCGTCAGAGAAATTGTTGCCCAATGCTGAGAAAGTAGTTCCTCCCAGTAATCCCAAGACATCAGAAAAACCATGCACGGATAAAAATGTATCACTGAAATCCTTGTTGAAGCCTAAGAAAGGAATGAAGCGGCCGGGAAAAGGTAAACCTGAATTGGCTGATACACGACCCAAAACTTCTCCtgtaaaacaaagaaaaagagttaGAAAGTAA
- the LOC105175520 gene encoding uncharacterized protein LOC105175520 isoform X2, which translates to MFRFDVSNLPCLLLVAWFEELRKRRVAELKRELARSEDSIGSLESKIKSLEAEKQSSNHADYGSSQTESPLPALNSDGTESSGKEVSKDEYSAGSFTKDTRTRTSWLCERHPQEMETDTKPDVSVSSEQDKDLSIGKVVGVGYGQGVTIRKRRGQRKRKDCNRAVKEASVGESDNLGSYNITSTTQKEASTTDCAQTIRDSCINNRNGGSHTVKRHNLMEIFQSVARSEPAAVFRHRMDSQKRARYRKVIKQHLDIGTIRSRIMGQSIKSAKELFRDLLLLANNALVFYSRRTREYKSALCLRQLVMKEYKQQCRGSCQEATSAFLPFNPPVKPRSARARPRPRPPSCKEKVASEKLLPNAEKVVPPSNPKTSEKPCTDKNVSLKSLLKPKKGMKRPGKGKPELADTRPKTSPVKQRKRVRK; encoded by the exons ATGTTCAGATTTGATGTGTCCAATCTTCCATGCCTTTTGCTAGT GGCTTGGTTTGAAGAGCTGAGAAAACGACGAGTGGCAGAGCTAAAGAGAGAACTGGCAAGATCTGAAGATTCAATAGG GTCACTGGagtcaaaaattaaatctctGGAGGCAGAGAAACAAAGTTCCAATCATGCAGATTATGGTTCAAGCCAGACTGAATCACCTTTACCTGCATTAAACTCAGATGGCACCGAGTCCTCCGGCAAAGAGGTATCGAAGGATGAATACTCTGCTGGAAGCTTCACCAAAGACACCAGGACAAGGACAAGTTGGTTATGCGAACGCCATCCTCAAGAGATGGAGACAGATACAAAGCCTGATGTGTCAGTTTCTTCTGAGCAGGATAAAGATTTAAGCATCGGGAAGGTGGTTGGAGTGGGTTATGGGCAAGGAGTGACTATTAGGAAGAGACGAGGTCAGAGAAAGAGGAAGGATTGTAATCGGGCTGTTAAAGAAGCTAGTGTGGGTGAGAGCGACAACTTAGGTTCGTATAACATCACCTCTACTACACAGAAGGAAGCATCCACCACTGATTGTGCTCAGACAATTAGAGACTCTTGCATCAACAATCGCAATGGAGGTTCACACACTGTCAAGAGACACAACTTGATGGAGATATTCCAATCTGTTGCACGGAGCGAACCAGCAGCAGTCTTCAGACATCGGATGGACAGCCAG AAACGAGCGAGATACAGGAAGGTTATAAAGCAGCACCTGGATATTGGCACGATAAGATCAAGAATAATGGGGCAATCCATCAAATCAGCAAAAGAACTCTTCCGCGATCTGCTTTTGCTGGCAAACAATGCCCTAGTCTTTTACTCGAGACGAACACGAGAGTACAAATCAGCACTCTGTCTCAGGCAATTGGTCATGAAAGAGTACAAGCAGCAGTGCAGGGGTTCTTGCCAAGAAGCTACATCAGCATTTCTTCCATTTAATCCTCCGGTGAAGCCACGGAGCGCCCGCGCTCGCCCACGCCCCCGCCCTCCATCATGTAAAGAGAAGGTGGCGTCAGAGAAATTGTTGCCCAATGCTGAGAAAGTAGTTCCTCCCAGTAATCCCAAGACATCAGAAAAACCATGCACGGATAAAAATGTATCACTGAAATCCTTGTTGAAGCCTAAGAAAGGAATGAAGCGGCCGGGAAAAGGTAAACCTGAATTGGCTGATACACGACCCAAAACTTCTCCtgtaaaacaaagaaaaagagttaGAAAGTAA
- the LOC105175522 gene encoding uncharacterized protein LOC105175522 isoform X2: protein MRQLPFMGVVCTIMLFIIYRTTKYQYQQTEMESKLYPFYTLQESGMESKSLESLPRGIIEARSDLELKPLWTTSSSKSMVSVRSSNNLLAMPVGIEQKQNVDTIVQKFLSENFTIVLFHYDGNLDGWWELEWSKKAIHIVAHNQTKWWFAKRFLHPAVVSIYDYIFLWDEDLGVENFHPGRYLDIVRSEGLEISQPALDPNSTGIHHRITIRNRMNIFHRRVYDVRGSIKCSDDSEGPPCTGFVEGMAPVFSRSAWRCAWHLIQNDLVHGWGMDMKLGYCAQGDRTKKVGVVDSEYIVHQSIQTLGGASARKRISLVLLNSKKNLIQWFKA from the exons ATGAGACAGCTGCCGTTTATGGGAGTTGTCTGTACAATAATGTTGTTCATTATATACAGGACAACAAAATATCAGTATCAACAGACAGAG ATGGAGTCAAAATTGTATCCATTCTACACATTACAG GAGTCAGGCATGGAGTCCAAAAGTTTGGAGAGTTTGCCTCGAGGTATCATCGAAGCAAGGTCAGATCTGGAGTTAAAGCCTTTGTGGACAACTAGCAGTTCCAAGTCAatg GTCAGTGTTCGGAGCTCTAATAATTTGCTAGCAATGCCTGTTGGAATTGAGCAAAAGCAGAATGTTGATACTATTGTTCAAAAG TTTCTTTCAGAAAATTTCACAATTGTTTTGTTTCACTATGATGGCAACTTGGATGGTTGGTGGGAACTGGAATGGAGTAAGAAAGCTATTCATATAGTCGCGCACAATCAAACTAAATG GTGGTTTGCAAAACGCTTTCTACATCCCGCTGTCGTGTCTATTTATGATTACATATTCCTGTGGGATGAAGATTTGGGGGTGGAGAATTTCCATCCTGGAAG GTACCTGGACATTGTAAGATCAGAAGGACTTGAAATATCTCAGCCGGCTTTGGACCCAAATTCAACTGGTATACATCACAGGATCACAATAAGAAATAGAATGAATATATTCCATAG AAGAGTCTATGATGTCAGAGGTAGTATTAAGTGCTCAGATGATAGCGAGGGGCCGCCATGCACTGG TTTTGTGGAAGGTATGGCTCCTGTATTTTCGAGATCAGCATGGCGTTGTGCCTGGCACTTGATACAG AATGATCTTGTTCATGGATGGGGAATGGACATGAAACTCGGCTACTGTGCACAG GGGGATCGAACCAAAAAGGTGGGAGTAGTTGACAGCGAATACATAGTTCATCAGAGTATACAAACTTTGGGCGGGGCATCTGCAAGAAAG AGAATATCTTTGGTTCTactaaattcaaagaaaaatttgattcaatGGTTTAAAGCATAG
- the LOC105175522 gene encoding uncharacterized protein LOC105175522 isoform X1, producing MRQLPFMGVVCTIMLFIIYRTTKYQYQQTEMESKLYPFYTLQESGMESKSLESLPRGIIEARSDLELKPLWTTSSSKSMVSVRSSNNLLAMPVGIEQKQNVDTIVQKFLSENFTIVLFHYDGNLDGWWELEWSKKAIHIVAHNQTKWWFAKRFLHPAVVSIYDYIFLWDEDLGVENFHPGRYLDIVRSEGLEISQPALDPNSTGIHHRITIRNRMNIFHRRVYDVRGSIKCSDDSEGPPCTGFVEGMAPVFSRSAWRCAWHLIQNDLVHGWGMDMKLGYCAQGDRTKKVGVVDSEYIVHQSIQTLGGASARKVAKPEETTKRHAVDVRSEIRRQSAIELQKFKDRWERAVKEDKNWVDPFASTHFRYFWRNRMV from the exons ATGAGACAGCTGCCGTTTATGGGAGTTGTCTGTACAATAATGTTGTTCATTATATACAGGACAACAAAATATCAGTATCAACAGACAGAG ATGGAGTCAAAATTGTATCCATTCTACACATTACAG GAGTCAGGCATGGAGTCCAAAAGTTTGGAGAGTTTGCCTCGAGGTATCATCGAAGCAAGGTCAGATCTGGAGTTAAAGCCTTTGTGGACAACTAGCAGTTCCAAGTCAatg GTCAGTGTTCGGAGCTCTAATAATTTGCTAGCAATGCCTGTTGGAATTGAGCAAAAGCAGAATGTTGATACTATTGTTCAAAAG TTTCTTTCAGAAAATTTCACAATTGTTTTGTTTCACTATGATGGCAACTTGGATGGTTGGTGGGAACTGGAATGGAGTAAGAAAGCTATTCATATAGTCGCGCACAATCAAACTAAATG GTGGTTTGCAAAACGCTTTCTACATCCCGCTGTCGTGTCTATTTATGATTACATATTCCTGTGGGATGAAGATTTGGGGGTGGAGAATTTCCATCCTGGAAG GTACCTGGACATTGTAAGATCAGAAGGACTTGAAATATCTCAGCCGGCTTTGGACCCAAATTCAACTGGTATACATCACAGGATCACAATAAGAAATAGAATGAATATATTCCATAG AAGAGTCTATGATGTCAGAGGTAGTATTAAGTGCTCAGATGATAGCGAGGGGCCGCCATGCACTGG TTTTGTGGAAGGTATGGCTCCTGTATTTTCGAGATCAGCATGGCGTTGTGCCTGGCACTTGATACAG AATGATCTTGTTCATGGATGGGGAATGGACATGAAACTCGGCTACTGTGCACAG GGGGATCGAACCAAAAAGGTGGGAGTAGTTGACAGCGAATACATAGTTCATCAGAGTATACAAACTTTGGGCGGGGCATCTGCAAGAAAG GTTGCAAAGCCTGAAGAGACCACCAAG AGGCACGCTGTTGACGTGAGATCAGAG ATTAGGAGGCAATCAGCAATAGAACTTCAAAAGTTCAAGGACCGATGGGAACGAGCTGTTAAGGAGGACAAGAATTGGGTCGATCCATTTGCTTCAACCCATTTTCGCTATTTTTGGCGCAACCGTATGGTTTAA
- the LOC105175523 gene encoding secretory carrier-associated membrane protein 2, with protein MAGRYDSNPFEEEEVNPFADGGGRGKTSNQSTYTGSVPPVTNSRLSPLPPEPADFYNPTAPVNIPLDSTSDLKKKERELQAKEAELKRREQEVRRKEEAAARAGIVLEEKNWPPFFPIIHHDIANEIPIHLQKLQYVAFTTFLGLAFSLLWNVIAVTTAWIKQGDPKIWFLAIIYLISGVPGAYVLWYRPLYRAFRNESALKFGWFFMFYLLHIGFCIFAAVAPPVVFKGKSLAGILPAVDLIGKHVLVGIFYFIGFGLFCLESVLSIWVIQQVYMYFRGSGKAAEMKREAARGAMRAAI; from the exons ATGGCCGGTCGTTATGATAGCAATCCTttcgaagaagaagaagttaaCCCCTTTGCT GATGGAGGTGGACGAGGAAAAACATCCAATCAGTCAACATATACTGGGAGTGTTCCTCCTGTTACAAACTCAAGGCTTTCACCCCTTCCTCCAGAGCCTGCTGATTTCTACAATCCTACGGCTCCAGTCAATATTCCTCTTGATAGTACTTCG gatttgaaaaagaaagaaagagaactGCAGGCTAAGGAAGCTGAATTGAAACGGAGGGAACAG GAAGTAAGGCGGAAAGAAGAGGCTGCTGCAAGAG CTGGCATTGTTCTTGAGGAGAAAAACTGGCCTCCTTTTTTTCCTATTATCCAtcatgatattgcaaatgaaataCCGATTCATCTTCAGAAGCTGCAGTATGTTGCATTTACAACCTTTTTAG GACTTGCGTTTTCCCTTCTATGGAACGTCATAGCTGTGACTACTGCATGGATTAAACAGGGAG ATCCAAAGATTTGGTTTCTTGCCATTATCTACTTGATATCTGGGGTTCCAGGAGCCTATGTGTTATGGTATCGTCCACTCTACCGTGCTTTCAG GAATGAAAGCGCTCTGAAGTTTGGGTGGTTTTTCATGTTTTACTTG CTTCACATTGGCTTCTGTATCTTTGCTGCGGTTGCGCCTCCGGTCGTTTTCAAAGGAAAATCTCTGGC AGGTATCCTGCCAGCCGTGGATCTCATAGGCAAGCATGTTTTGGTTGGG ATCTTCTACTTCATTGGTTTCGGACTGTTCTGCCTGGAGTCGGTCCTCAGCATTTGGGTTATACAG CAAGTATACATGTATTTCCGAGGCAGTGGGAAAGCAGCAGAGATGAAGCGCGAAGCTGCTAGGGGAGCGATGAGAGCAGCAATATAG
- the LOC105175524 gene encoding eggshell protein 2A codes for MPSTVLYSLSTSIHFSFSLFLNAFSHPISSLLILLSSPLIQTNHNMTSSLLTFLFSFFLISATLSLATRPQPDAGPGGFLGPGGGFNIPGFGPGFGGGYGSGYGGPSGGHSKHGIIRTSFVCSEKGPCYKKKLTCPARCFSSYGRSGKGYGYGGGGGGCTMDCKKKCTAYC; via the coding sequence ATGCCAAGTACTGTACTCTACTCCCTCTCAACTTCCATCCACTTTTCCTTCTCACTCTTCTTAAATGCTTTTTCACATCCTATTTCTTCTCTACTTATACTCCTCTCCTCCCCTCTTATCCAAACTAATCACAACATGACATCTAGTCTTCTCACTtttctcttctccttcttcctAATCTCCGCCACCCTCTCCCTTGCAACCCGACCCCAACCTGATGCTGGGCCTGGCGGATTCTTGGGTCCCGGAGGCGGGTTCAACATACCGGGGTTTGGGCCGGGTTTCGGTGGAGGGTATGGATCAGGGTATGGGGGCCCGTCTGGAGGCCACTCTAAACATGGCATAATAAGGACTTCTTTTGTGTGCAGTGAGAAGGGCCCGTGTTACAAGAAGAAGCTGACGTGTCCGGCCAGGTGTTTCAGCTCTTACGGCCGCTCTGGCAAGGGGTACGGTTACGGCGGCGGAGGTGGCGGGTGCACTATGGATTGCAAGAAGAAATGCACTGCTTACTGCTGA
- the LOC105175525 gene encoding PAP-specific phosphatase HAL2-like: protein MSISCPNFASQILRSHASLIARKNIYAPQDVGIFPSPSHTNLRPTLSNYPFVFPSSCNCNQTFSSTTEDYYRNSALEFDDMDLGKYSKELEVAVKAVQMASLLCQRVQESLLSRSNDHVQSKDDNSPVTVADWSVQATVSWVLTEAFGSKNVSIVAEEDVQALSKADTVGLLEAVVKTVNESLAEAPCFGLSAPSSGLSASEVLEAISRCNSTGGPSGRFWVLDPVDGTLGFVRGDQYAIALALVENGEPVLGVLGCPNYPMEKEWLSYSNGYRRMLSKLASPALGFPGKGCIIYARKGSGKAWMQPLHQKDKKFIWPNSAREIRVSTIDNPALATFCEPVEKANSSHSFTAGVAHSVGLRNQPLRVYSMVKYAAIARGDAEVFMKFARAGYKEKIWDHAAGVVIIQEAGGVVTDAGGHPLCFSRGMYLENLDRGIIACSGASLHEKILGAVDASWNSSSL from the exons atgtCGATTTCTTGCCCGAATTTCGCCTCCCAAATTCTCCGCTCACACGCTTCGTTGATTGCAAGAAAGAACATTTACGCTCCCCAGGATGTGGGAATTTTCCCGTCTCCTTCACACACAAACCTCCGCCCAACGTTAAGTAACTACCCGTTTGTCTTCCCTTCATCTTGCAACTGTAACCAGACCTTTTCTTCTACCACTGAAGATTATTACAGGAATAGTGCATTGGAATTCGACGACATGGACTTGGGGAAGTACTCGAAAGAGTTGGAAGTCGCAGTGAAAGCCGTGCAGATGGCGTCTTTGCTCTGCCAGAGAGTTCAAGAAAGCTTGCTCTCCAGAAGCAATGACCACGTCCAATCCAAGGATGATAATTCTCCTGTTACGGTTGCTG ATTGGAGTGTCCAAGCAACTGTGAGCTGGGTGCTAACAGAGGCTTTTGGGAGTAAAAATGTATCAATTGTTGCTGAAGAAGATGTTCAAGCGCTGTCCAAGGCGGATACAGTTGGCTTACTCGAAGCAGTTGTGAAGACAGTGAATGAGAGTCTGGCAGAAGCACCTTGTTTTGGTCTTAGTGCGCCTTCCTCGGGTTTGAGTGCTTCAGAGGTTCTAGAGGCCATCAGTAGATGCAACTCAACTGGTGGGCCGAGTGGAAGATTTTGGGTGCTGGATCCAGTTGATGGTACATTGGGGTTTGTACGTGGTGATCAATACGCAATTGCTCTTGCTCTGGTTGAGAATGGTGAACCTGTTCTTGGAGTTCTTGGATGCCCAAATTATCCAATGGAGAAGGAATGGCTGAGCTACAGTAATGGATACCGCAGAATGCTATCCAAGTTGGCCTCGCCAGCATTGGGATTTCCAGGTAAAGGCTGTATAATTTATGCAAGAAAAGGAAGTGGTAAAGCCTGGATGCAGCCACTACATCAGAAGGACAAGAAGTTTATTTGGCCAAACTCTGCAAGAGAAATCAGAGTCTCAACCATTGACAACCCAGCATTGGCCACCTTTTGTGAACCAGTTGAGAAGGCAAATTCCAGCCATTCGTTCACTGCAGGAGTAGCTCATAGTGTTGGACTTAG GAACCAACCGCTACGTGTGTATTCCATGGTGAAATATGCAGCCATAGCCCGGGGAGACGCTGAAGTATTCATGAAGTTTGCACGAGCTGGTTACAAGGAGAAGATATGGGACCATGCAGCCGGTGTTGTTATCATTCAGGAAGCGGGTGGTGTGGTAACTGATGCTGGAGGTCACCCCCTCTGCTTTTCCAGAGGTATGTACTTAGAAAATCTTGATCGAGGTATCATTGCTTGTTCTGGAGCTAGCTTACATGAGAAGATCCTTGGGGCTGTTGATGCTAGCTGGAACTCTTCTAGCCTCTAA
- the LOC105175640 gene encoding sphingolipid delta(4)-desaturase DES1-like, which yields TDFFWSYTDEPHASRRRQILSQYPQIRQLFGPDPFAFLKIAAVVLLQLWTATFLYNASWLNILIVAYFFGSFLNHNLFLAIHELSHNLAFSTPVNNRWLGIFANLPIGVPMSVTFQKYHLEHHRFQGVDGVDMDVPSLTEAKLVRNVITKSIWVVLQLFFYALRPLFLKPKPPGLWEFINFIIQLALDAALVYFWSWKSFGYLILSTFVGGGMHPMAGHFISEHYVFSPDQETYSYYGPLNLMTWSVGYHNEHHDFPRIPGSKLHKVKEIAPEFYDHLDSYRSWSQVIYMYIMDRTIGPFSRMKRNISTKSTNKSE from the exons ACAGATTTTTTCTGGTCATACACAGATGAGCCACACGCCTCTCGCAGAAGACAGATCCTCTCTCAATACCCTCAAATCAGACAACTCTTTGGCCCTGACCCCTTTGCTTTCCTCAAG ATCGCCGCAGTTGTATTGCTTCAGCTATGGACCGCAACTTTCCTCTACAATGCATCTTggttgaatatattaatagtgGCTTATTTTTTCGGCTCTTTTCTGAATCACAATCTTTTCTTGGCTATTCATGAGCTTAGTCACAACCTAGCCTTCTCAACTCCAGTCAACAACCGATGGCTAGGAATATTTGCTAACCTTCCCATTGGGGTTCCCATGTCCGTCACCTTCCAAAAGTATCATCTCGAACACCACCGGTTCCAAGGTGTGGACGGAGTTGATATGGACGTTCCTAGTCTCACTGAAGCCAAGCTTGTGAGAAATGTCATCACGAAATCAATATGGGTCGTACTCCAACTATTCTTTTATGCACTCCGGCCCCTCTTTCTAAAGCCAAAACCTCCCGGCCTATGGgagttcattaattttatcatccaACTGGCCCTTGATGCTGCATTGGTTTATTTCTGGAGCTGGAAGTCTTTTGGTTATTTGATTCTGTCTACCTTTGTTGGAGGGGGGATGCACCCGATGGCCGGCCACTTTATCTCAGAACACTACGTTTTCAGTCCAGATCAAGAGACCTACTCTTACTACGGTCCTCTGAATCTGATGACATGGAGCGTAGGCTACCACAACGAGCACCACGATTTCCCAAGAATACCTGGGAGCAAGCTTCACAAGGTTAAGGAGATTGCACCCGAATTTTATGACCATTTGGATTCGTATAGATCTTGGAGCCAGGTCATCTACATGTATATCATGGACAGAACAATCGGCCCTTTTAGCCGGATGAAGAGGAATATATCAACAAAGTCGACAAATAAATCTGAATAG
- the LOC105175526 gene encoding tetraspanin-19-like has protein sequence MHVLTLANTSKVLQTEQTAKARNRTATIKQLAQMVTNWLKLALKFYNSSMGLGGIAIIVYGVLMIRVWQTDENGSSSHHISIPWFFHAFVVVGIALCATTCLGHIAAKTANVPCLSCYISVVLLLFLSEIVIMADLFLNPNWEKELPENLFDRIDEFNDFVKSNDSIWRWVIWSIFLVQGVCVLLATILRTHETNEVDGYDGETEDRDSRQPLPLLARASVDAYII, from the exons atgcATGTGCTGACTCTTGCAAACACTTCCAAGGTATTACAAACGGAGCAAACTGCAAAAGCCCGTAACAGAACAGCAACAATTAAGCAGCTGGCTCAAATGGTTACGAATTGGCTCAAGTTAGCCCTCAAATTCTACAATTCCAGCATGGGGCTGGGGGGCATTGCCATAATCGTATACGGTGTTCTAATGATCCGAGTTTGGCAAACGGATGAAAATGGCTCGTCTTCTCACCATATTTCTATTCCATG GTTCTTTCATGCTTTCGTTGTTGTCGGCATTGCTTTGTGCGCAACCACCTGCCTAGGCCACATTGCTGCAAAAACAGCTAACGTTCCTTGCCTCTCTTGC TATATAAGTGTCGTTCTGCTGCTGTTCCTGTCAGAGATTGTGATCATGGCAGATTTGTTTCTGAATCCTAACTGGGAAAAG GAGCTACCAGAAAATCTATTCGACAGGATTGATGAGTTCAATGATTTTGTCAAATCAAATGATTCCATCTGGAGATGGGTTATCTGGTCGATTTTTCTAGTCCAG GGTGTTTGTGTCCTCTTAGCCACAATTCTGAGGACTCATGAAACAAACGAGGTTGATGGCTACGACGGTGAAACGGAAGACAGGGATTCGCGACAACCACTTCCACTTTTGGCCCGTGCGTCAGTCGATGCTTACATCATCTGA